The following proteins are co-located in the Camelina sativa cultivar DH55 chromosome 12, Cs, whole genome shotgun sequence genome:
- the LOC104731103 gene encoding dirigent protein 6-like codes for MASLIEKQLFKSLFLFFLLVLLFSDTVFGSRKTLDQKKPCKHFSFYFHDILYDGDNVANATSAAIVSPPGLGNFKFGKFVIFDDPITMDKNYLSEPVARAQGFYFYDMKMDFNAWFCYTLVFNSTQHKGTLNIMGADLMMEPTRDLSVVGGTGDFFMARGIATFVTDIFQGAKYFRVKMDIKLYECY; via the coding sequence ATGGCATCTCTAATAGAGAAACAACTCTTCAAATccctcttcttattcttcttattGGTTTTACTATTCTCCGATACTGTCTTCGGATCACGAAAAACACTCGATCAGAAAAAACCATGCAAACACTTCTCCTTCTACTTCCATGACATCCTCTACGATGGCGACAATGTAGCAAACGCAACCTCCGCCGCCATCGTGAGCCCTCCGGGACTAGGAAACTTCAAGTTCGGTAAGTTTGTGATTTTCGACGACCCCATAACAATGGACAAAAACTATCTCTCGGAACCCGTAGCTCGTGCACAAGGATTCTATTTCTATGACATGAAGATGGACTTCAATGCGTGGTTTTGTTACACGTTGGTGTTTAACTCAACGCAACACAAAGGGACATTGAACATTATGGGTGCGGATTTGATGATGGAGCCGACAAGAGATCTATCCGTCGTTGGAGGGACCGGCGACTTCTTCATGGCTCGTGGGATCGCTACCTTCGTGACAGATATATTTCAAGGTGCTAAGTATTTCCGAGTTAAGATGGATATTAAACTCTACGAATGTTACTAG
- the LOC104731105 gene encoding MLP-like protein 328 produces the protein MATSGTYVTEVPLKGSAEKHYKRWKTENHVFPDAIGHHIQNVTVHEGEHDSHGSIRSWNYTWDGKEEMFKEKREIDDETKTLTLRGLDGHVMEQLKVYDVIYQFIQKSDDTCVGKITLIWEKRNDDSPEPSGYMKFVKSLVADMDNHVINT, from the exons atggCAACTTCGGGAACATACGTAACGGAGGTTCCATTGAAAGGATCGGCTGAGAAACACTACAAGAGGTGGAAGACCGAGAACCATGTCTTCCCTGACGCCATCGGCCACCACATCCAAAACGTCACCGTTCACGAAGGTGAACATGACTCCCACGGCTCTATCAGGAGTTGGAACTACACTTGGG ATGGAAAGGAGGAGATGTtcaaggagaagagagagatagatgaCGAGACTAAAACGTTAACGTTAAGAGGATTGGACGGTCACGTGATGGAGCAGCTCAAAGTGTATGACGTCATCTaccaatttattcaaaaatctGACGATACCTGCGTAGGCAAGATCACTTTAATATGGGAGAAGCGCAATGATGACTCTCCAGAACCAAGCGGCTACATGAAATTTGTCAAGAGCTTGGTTGCTGACATGGATAACCACGTAATCAATACTTAA
- the LOC104731106 gene encoding CMP-sialic acid transporter 3-like (The sequence of the model RefSeq protein was modified relative to this genomic sequence to represent the inferred CDS: added 24 bases not found in genome assembly), whose translation MLVGLQPVLVYMSKVDGKFNFSPISVNFLTEIAKVIFAIVMLLLQRKLPSPKFMVEVVLADINATIPSSETASTTPEETPSANSAPVDGSA comes from the exons TTGGTGTACATGTCTAAGGTGGATGGGAAGTTCAACTTCAGTCCTATTAGCGTCAACTTCTTGACAGAGATCGCTAAAGTTATTTTTGCGATTGTCATGCTTTTACTCCAG AGGAAGCTACCGTCGCCTAAATTTATGGTTGAAGTTGTTCTTGCTGATATAAATGCAACAATCCCTAGTTCTGAAACAGCATCCACAACACCGGAAGAAACTCCATCAGCTAATTCTGCCCCCGTAGACGGCTCTGCATAA
- the LOC104731104 gene encoding MLP-like protein 328 — translation MATSGTYVTEVPLKGSAEKHYKRWKTENHVFPDAIGHHIQNVTVHEGEHDSHGSIRSWNYTWDGKEEMFKEKREIDDETKTLTLRGLDGHVMEQLKVYDVIYQFIQKSDDTCVGKITLIWEKRNDDSPEPSGYMKFVKSLVADMDNHVINT, via the exons aTGGCAACTTCGGGAACATACGTAACGGAGGTTCCATTGAAAGGATCGGCTGAGAAACACTACAAGAGGTGGAAGACCGAGAACCATGTCTTCCCTGACGCCATCGGCCACCACATCCAAAACGTCACCGTTCACGAAGGTGAACATGACTCCCACGGCTCTATCAGGAGTTGGAACTACACTTGGG ATGGAAAGGAGGAGATGTtcaaggagaagagagagatagatgaCGAGACTAAAACGTTAACGTTAAGAGGACTGGACGGTCACGTGATGGAGCAGCTCAAAGTGTATGACGTCATCTaccaatttattcaaaaatctGACGATACCTGCGTCGGCAAGATCACTTTAATATGGGAGAAGCGCAATGATGACTCTCCAGAACCAAGCGGCTACATGAAATTTGTCAAGAGCTTGGTTGCTGACATGGATAACCACGTAATCAATACTTAA